AGCTGTCGGCGCCGTGCATGGCGGCCGGTACCAACGTGGCCACTCCGAGCCCGACCGCGGCGAAGCCCGCGACCGTGCCCGGCACGCTGGGAAAGGCCAGCGCCGCACCCATACCCACGGCGATGAGCAGTCCCCCGGCGCGGGCGAGGGTGCGCTCACCGAAACGGTCCACCAGCCGGTCCCCGGTGAGCCGGCCGACGAACATGCAGACCATCAACGCCAGGTACCCGGTCACCGCGACAGCACCCGGCGCACCGACGCCGTCCCGCATGTACAGGGTGGCCCAGCTGCTGCCGGCATCCTCGATCACCGCGCCGGCGGTCGCTATCCCGATCAGCGCCGCCAGCGCGGCGTAGACCGCGAAACCGGGGCGCAGGCCCGCCTCGGCGTGTTCCCGGCCGTCATCCACGTGATCGGGTCCGGGCAGCAGGTGCGGGTAGGCGGTGATCGCCACCGTCGCGAACAGTGCCGCCGAGATCCCCAGGTGGGTCGCGCGGCCGATGTCCAGCGCGATGGCCGCCGCCCCCATCAACCCGCCCAGGATGGCGCCCGCCGCCCAGACCGCGTGCAACGAGTTGATGATGGACCGCCGGTAATGCTGCTGCACCCGTAGTCCGTGCGCGTTCTGCGCGACATCGGTGACCGCGTCGCAGGCACCCGCCGCGAACAGCGCGGCCCCCAGCACCACCGGGGTGGTGGCGAAACCGGCGGCCAGGATCAGCACCGCCATCGCCACCGTGGAGACGACCGCGGCCCGCGCCGACCCCGCCCGGCGGATGATCGCGCCCGCCGCGAGCCCGGCGACCAGCGCACCGGCGGCGAATGCCGCGACGATGACCCCGTACACGGCGTTGGTCAACGCCAGGTCGGTCTTGATCTCCGGGTATCTGGGCAACAGGTTGGCGAACACCGCCCCGTTGGTGAGGAACAGGGCCGCAACCGCGATCCTGGCCCGGCGGTCCGGCACGGAGACGGGCCGGGCGCAGGACATCCTGCCGAGGTTACCGACCGTCCGCTGCGCGCACCGACGGGCCGGGGGACGCCGAGTCCAGCGACGGCCGCGCGAATCCGGCAGTATTGCGCCCATGAGCGAATTGGCCGACCTCGCACAGTTGTACGGCGTGGCGACCGAGTTCGTCGACTGGCGCGGGCGCAACGTACCGGTCTCCGAGGACACCCTGGTCGGCGTGCTGGCCGCACTCGGAGTGCCCGCCGGCACCGAGGCCGAGCGCATCGTGGCCCGCCGCGCCCATGAGCGTGACTACTGGGCGCACGTGCTGCCGCCGACCATCGTCGCGCGGTCCGGCACCGCCTCCTCGTTCTGGGTACACGTGACCCACGGCGACCCCGTCGAGCTGTGGATCCGATTGGAGGACGGGACGGTGCACAGCGGGCTACGTCAGCTCGAAAACAACCGTCCGCCATATGATCTGGACGGCCGTCCGGTCGGCGAGGCGTCCTTCGAACTGCCCGCCGGGCTGCCTGCCGGCTATCACCGGTTGCACGCGCAGAGCGGCGGGGTGGACAGCAGCACCGTGCTCATCGTCGCCCCTGCCACGCTGCCGGCACCGCCCGGCCGGCACTGGGGCCTGGCCACCCAGCTGTACAGCGTCACATCCGAAAACTCCTGGGGCACAGGAGATATCACTGACCTCACCGATCTGGCCGTCTGGTCGGCGACGCGGCACGGGGCGGGATTCATCCTGGTCAACCCACTGCATGCGGCCGCTCCGGTGGCCCCGATGGAACCCTCGCCGTACCTGCCCACCTCCCGTCGCTTCGTCAACCCGCTCTACCTGCGCGTGGAAGCCGTTCCCGAGTACGCGTTCCTGCGTAAACGGGGCCCGCTGCGCAAGGCCCGCGCCGACCTGGCCGCCCGCGCACTCCGCAGCGACGGGATCGACCGGGACGCCGCGTGGAAGGTCAAGCGGGCGGCCCTGGCGCAGCTGTACCGGGTGCCCCGTTCGGCCGGCCGCGAACTGGCATACGCCGGCTACCGGGAACGTGAGGGCCGCAGCCTCGACGACTTCGCCACCTGGTGTGCACTGGCCGAGGTGCACGGCCCCGACTGGCATCGGTGGCCCGCGGAACTCGGCCACCCGGACAGCCCGGCGGTCGCGGCGTTCGCCGCCGCGCACCCGCAGGCCGTCGACTTCCACCGCTGGCTGCAGTGGCTGCTCGATGACCAGCTGACCGCGGCGCAGGCCACCGCGGTGCAGTCCGGGATGTCGCTGGGCATCATGCACGACCTGGCGGTCGGGGTGGACCCCGACGGCGCCGACGCGTGGGCGCTGCAGGATGTGCTGGCGCTCGGGGTCAGCGCCGGCGCGCCACCGGATGAGTACAACCAACTCGGGCAGGACTGGTCCCAGCCCCCGTGGCGGCCCGATCAGCTCGAGAAGGTCGGGTACGCACCGTTCCGGGCCCTGGTCAACGCGGTGTTGCGGCACGCCGGCGGGGTCCGCATCGACCACATCATCGGCCTGTTCCGGCTGTGGTGGATCCCGGAGGGCGCCCCACCCACCGAGGGGACCTACGTGCGGTATGACCACGACGCACTGATCGGCATCGTGGCGCTGGAGGCGATGCGGGCCGGTGCGGTGGTGGTCGGCGAGGACCTGGGCACCGTCGAGCCATGGGTGCGCGATTACCTGGCCGCACGCGGCCTGTTCGGCACGTCGATCCTCTGGTTCGAGCGGGACCGAGAATGGGGCCGCGAGGACAAGCCGCTGCCGGCCGACCGCTGGCGCGAGGCCTGCCTGTCCTCGGTGACCACCCACGACCTGCCGCCCACGGCCGGCTATCTGGCCGGCGAGCACATCCGGATACGCGAGGAACTCGGACTGCTGACCCGCCCGGCCGAGGACGAACTCGCCCACGACCGCGCCGAGCAGGCCGCCTGGCGCGACGAGCTGCGTCGCCTGGGACTGGTCGGCGAAGCCCCGGACACCGACGAGATCATCCGCGGTCTGTACGCCTACCTGGGCCGCACCCCGTCCAAGCTGCTCGCGCTGGCGCTGCCGGATGCGGTGGGCGATGTCCGGGCGCAGAACCAGCCGGGCACCACCGACGAGTACCCGAACTGGCGGGTGCCGCTCACCGGACCCGACGGCCGCCGTCTGCAGTTGGAGGACATCTTCGCCGACCCGCGCGCCTACGCGCTGGCGGAAGTAATGAAAACCCAGGTCCGGACGATGGAATCGTGACTGGAGTTTCTACAGGTGCTCTTCTGCGATATCTTCGCAACGCACCGCGACACCCGGAGGGCACGTGAACAAGGTACTTGCGTTGGGGCTCGGCACCAGCGCCGCAGCTGTGGCGATGATGATCGCCGCCGGCGGCACCGCCCATTCCGCTCCGGCCTCGGAGAGCGACAGCCCCTACAACGTCGTGGGCCAGACCTACGGCCGCGCCGTGCAGATCCTCGCCGGCTCCGGCATCAAGGCGACCTTCGGCGGCGCCGTGGGCAGCGACCTGCAGCAGAGCCTGTGCGTGGTGGACAAGCAGAAGTTCAACACCTCGGGGCGGATGATCCTGATGCTCAACTGCACCCAGGAGGCCTTCGACGAGGCCGGGCTGAGCAACTCGACCGGTTCCGGCCCCGGCGGGCGCACCGTCGGCGCCAACGGCGTCACCACCGTGACACCCACTCCGATGCCGCCTCCCGGCGCCGGGGTCCCGACGTCGCCGGCCCCCGTCCCGCCACCAGCCTGAGCCCGGCGCCCGGGATTCGCCCATGCCGCTGGCAGCCGGTGCCGACTTCGCGGGGTACACCGTGGTCCAGTGCCTCGGCACCGGCGGAATGGGCGAGGTCTACCTCGCCCAGCATCCCCGACTGCCCCGCCGGGATGCGCTGAAGATCCTCAAGGCCGGCGTCTCTGCGGATGACGAGTACCGGCAACGGTTCGAGCGCGAGGCCGATATCGCGGCGACACTGTGGCATCCGCACATCGTCGGCGTGCACGACCGCGGCGAACACGACGGTCAGTTGTGGATCGCCATGGACTACGTGCCGGGCACCGACACCGCCCGGTACATGCGTGAGCAGCACCCCGGCGGGCTGCCCGCCGAACAGGTCGACGAGATCGTCACCGCGGTGGCCGCCGCGCTGGACTACGCACATCAGCGCAATCTGCTGCACCGCGACGTCAAGCCGGCCAACATCCTGCTCTCCGACACCCGCTCACCCGATCATCGGATCCTGTTGGCCGACTTCGGTATTGCCCGGTGGTCCGATGATGTCAGCGGACTGACCGCCACCAACATGACCGTCGGCACGGTGTCCTACGCCGCCCCGGAACAGCTGATGGACACCGCGGTGACCGGCCAGGCCGACCAGTACGCGCTGGCCGCCACCGCCTATGAACTGCTCACCGGTAAGCCGCCGTTCCAGAACTCCAATCCCGCGGTGGTCATCAGCCAGCACCTGTCGGCGTCGCCCCCGGCCGTCGGGGACCGCCGCCCGGAACTCGCGCACGTGGACCCGGTGTTCGCCAAGGCGCTGGCCAAGGACCCCGCCGACCGGTTCCGGAGCTGCACCGAATTCGCGCAGGCGCTGAGCCACCAACTGGCCGGCGACTCGCTCGGCCTGACCCAGATGGCGCCGGCGAGTCCGGTGGCCGCACCGGCGCGCAGGCTGCGCGGTGCCATCATCGTCGCGTCGGTCCTCGCCGTCGCGCTGTGCGCCGCGACCGCGGTGGCCCTCTACGAGCTCAACCGCGCGAACAAGGACGAGCGCACCTCGTCCCCGGCCGCCCCGGGGTCCGCCACCGGGACGGCGACGACCACCACGGCGACGGTGACCACCAGCGCGGCCGACCCGGCGTCGACCGGCGCCGCAGCCCCGACGGCCACCGTGGCCATCGGGGCCGACTGCCTGCCGGTGGGCGCCACCGCCCGCACCGCCGACGGTGCGACGGCCCACTGTGCGACCCTGCAGGACACCGAGGCCACCATCTGGTCGCTCACCCCCGGCTCAGTCCCCATCCCGACGGTCACCAGCACGGATCCGACCGAGGAGCCGCTACCGGCCGCCGAGGAGTCGCCGGTGCGGGTGTGCATGGAGCAGACCGGACAGACTCGCCGGGACTGCCGCGAACAGATCCGCCGCAGCAACGGGCTGCCCTGATCGGGAGTCAGTCACCGCAAACCCGGTCCCCCAGTTCCTGCAGCAATGAATCCAACAGCGGCCGTTGACCTTTGAGTAGCTTCTCGCGCGCGTCGACCACACTGAACCAGCCCACCCGGTCCAACTCGGGGTACTCCCGGAACGTGCCGGACCCCTTGGGCCACTCCAGCGTGAACGTGTTGCTCACCGCATCGCGGACGTCCAGGTCGGCC
This region of Mycolicibacterium diernhoferi genomic DNA includes:
- a CDS encoding MFS transporter produces the protein MSCARPVSVPDRRARIAVAALFLTNGAVFANLLPRYPEIKTDLALTNAVYGVIVAAFAAGALVAGLAAGAIIRRAGSARAAVVSTVAMAVLILAAGFATTPVVLGAALFAAGACDAVTDVAQNAHGLRVQQHYRRSIINSLHAVWAAGAILGGLMGAAAIALDIGRATHLGISAALFATVAITAYPHLLPGPDHVDDGREHAEAGLRPGFAVYAALAALIGIATAGAVIEDAGSSWATLYMRDGVGAPGAVAVTGYLALMVCMFVGRLTGDRLVDRFGERTLARAGGLLIAVGMGAALAFPSVPGTVAGFAAVGLGVATLVPAAMHGADSLPGLRRGTGLTAVAWLMRVGFVASPPVVGLIADAAGLRAGLLLVPVAGLLVAMLAGVLSARRPSRS
- the malQ gene encoding 4-alpha-glucanotransferase codes for the protein MSELADLAQLYGVATEFVDWRGRNVPVSEDTLVGVLAALGVPAGTEAERIVARRAHERDYWAHVLPPTIVARSGTASSFWVHVTHGDPVELWIRLEDGTVHSGLRQLENNRPPYDLDGRPVGEASFELPAGLPAGYHRLHAQSGGVDSSTVLIVAPATLPAPPGRHWGLATQLYSVTSENSWGTGDITDLTDLAVWSATRHGAGFILVNPLHAAAPVAPMEPSPYLPTSRRFVNPLYLRVEAVPEYAFLRKRGPLRKARADLAARALRSDGIDRDAAWKVKRAALAQLYRVPRSAGRELAYAGYREREGRSLDDFATWCALAEVHGPDWHRWPAELGHPDSPAVAAFAAAHPQAVDFHRWLQWLLDDQLTAAQATAVQSGMSLGIMHDLAVGVDPDGADAWALQDVLALGVSAGAPPDEYNQLGQDWSQPPWRPDQLEKVGYAPFRALVNAVLRHAGGVRIDHIIGLFRLWWIPEGAPPTEGTYVRYDHDALIGIVALEAMRAGAVVVGEDLGTVEPWVRDYLAARGLFGTSILWFERDREWGREDKPLPADRWREACLSSVTTHDLPPTAGYLAGEHIRIREELGLLTRPAEDELAHDRAEQAAWRDELRRLGLVGEAPDTDEIIRGLYAYLGRTPSKLLALALPDAVGDVRAQNQPGTTDEYPNWRVPLTGPDGRRLQLEDIFADPRAYALAEVMKTQVRTMES
- a CDS encoding serine/threonine-protein kinase; its protein translation is MPLAAGADFAGYTVVQCLGTGGMGEVYLAQHPRLPRRDALKILKAGVSADDEYRQRFEREADIAATLWHPHIVGVHDRGEHDGQLWIAMDYVPGTDTARYMREQHPGGLPAEQVDEIVTAVAAALDYAHQRNLLHRDVKPANILLSDTRSPDHRILLADFGIARWSDDVSGLTATNMTVGTVSYAAPEQLMDTAVTGQADQYALAATAYELLTGKPPFQNSNPAVVISQHLSASPPAVGDRRPELAHVDPVFAKALAKDPADRFRSCTEFAQALSHQLAGDSLGLTQMAPASPVAAPARRLRGAIIVASVLAVALCAATAVALYELNRANKDERTSSPAAPGSATGTATTTTATVTTSAADPASTGAAAPTATVAIGADCLPVGATARTADGATAHCATLQDTEATIWSLTPGSVPIPTVTSTDPTEEPLPAAEESPVRVCMEQTGQTRRDCREQIRRSNGLP